From Spartinivicinus ruber, the proteins below share one genomic window:
- a CDS encoding queuosine precursor transporter, producing MKKGIRDEDKATQKYALHGFDSIEGKVILTVTGIGKRLSVPIELFFEGDMMDGVSERDFKLICMHYYKKTNTSILFDKKERSERSWTTYAIMISILSAILISSNFSGLKPINLMGTELVIPIALLFYPITYIINDVINEFYGLRMARKGIQIAFLSNIFFCAVIFAALQIPPINNWQLNDGFNLIGTELLSVFFASMVAYLVSENLNAVILSKIRSLTNSRWLYLRVLGSTLPSTVIDSLLFCTIAFWHTLGPEIVMIMITSQIIVKSIYALLSVPMTYAAHAVMRKFIVTEDSTKKDQHEYATRQHTLREVS from the coding sequence TTGAAGAAAGGTATTCGTGACGAAGACAAGGCCACTCAGAAGTATGCCTTGCACGGGTTTGACAGCATTGAAGGCAAAGTCATTCTCACCGTCACAGGCATAGGGAAAAGACTGTCTGTTCCCATTGAATTGTTTTTTGAAGGTGACATGATGGATGGCGTGTCTGAGCGTGACTTCAAGCTCATCTGCATGCATTACTACAAAAAAACCAATACGTCGATTCTCTTTGATAAAAAAGAACGTAGTGAGCGCTCATGGACAACCTATGCCATCATGATCAGCATTTTAAGTGCAATCCTGATTAGCAGTAATTTTTCCGGTCTAAAGCCTATTAATTTAATGGGTACTGAGTTAGTGATTCCTATCGCGCTACTATTTTACCCTATTACCTATATTATTAACGATGTCATTAATGAATTTTATGGCCTGCGAATGGCCCGTAAAGGAATTCAAATTGCTTTTTTATCGAATATCTTTTTCTGCGCAGTTATCTTTGCTGCCCTGCAAATTCCACCCATCAATAATTGGCAGCTCAACGACGGATTTAACCTGATTGGTACTGAATTACTCAGTGTATTTTTTGCCTCAATGGTTGCTTATTTAGTCAGTGAAAACCTGAATGCGGTGATTCTGTCAAAAATCCGTAGTCTTACCAACAGCCGCTGGTTATACTTACGGGTATTGGGAAGCACCCTACCAAGCACGGTTATTGATAGCCTGTTATTTTGCACTATCGCTTTCTGGCATACCTTGGGCCCCGAGATTGTGATGATTATGATCACCTCACAAATTATCGTAAAATCCATTTATGCCCTGTTAAGTGTTCCCATGACTTATGCTGCCCACGCTGTTATGCGAAAATTCATTGTAACTGAAGACAGTACGAAGAAGGATCAACATGAATACGCCACTAGACAACACACCCTTAGGGAAGTCAGTTAA
- the queF gene encoding NADPH-dependent 7-cyano-7-deazaguanine reductase QueF (Catalyzes the NADPH-dependent reduction of 7-cyano-7-deazaguanine (preQ0) to 7-aminomethyl-7-deazaguanine (preQ1) in queuosine biosynthesis), translated as MNTPLDNTPLGKSVKYEFCYNPKLLEGVPRRLNREPIGLYPDNLPFSGVDVWNLYELSWLTPSGKPTIAVGETFVDATTTNIIESKSFKLYLNSFNQTHFDNIEAVQATLIKDLSQIADGEVKVNLWHQHNATIGNLPGQSIDDENITTDSYEIDSTLLIDAADPQQNAEETLHSHLLKSNCLVTGQPDWGSVMIKYAGAKINRAALLKYIISFRQHNEFHEQCVERIFTDIQRYCQPEKLTVYARYTRRGGLDINPFRSNFETAPPENIRLLRQ; from the coding sequence ATGAATACGCCACTAGACAACACACCCTTAGGGAAGTCAGTTAAATATGAGTTCTGCTATAACCCTAAGCTGCTGGAAGGTGTGCCCCGGCGCTTGAATCGAGAGCCCATTGGGTTATACCCGGACAACCTACCCTTTTCTGGCGTGGATGTATGGAATTTATATGAGCTATCCTGGCTGACCCCTTCCGGTAAACCCACTATCGCAGTAGGGGAAACTTTTGTTGATGCCACCACCACCAATATTATCGAATCAAAGTCGTTTAAACTGTATTTAAACAGTTTTAATCAAACCCATTTTGATAATATTGAAGCTGTTCAGGCTACCCTTATTAAGGATTTAAGCCAAATTGCCGATGGTGAGGTAAAAGTCAATTTATGGCATCAACATAATGCCACCATTGGTAACTTGCCTGGCCAATCCATTGATGATGAAAACATCACCACTGACAGCTATGAAATTGACTCGACCCTATTAATAGATGCTGCAGACCCTCAACAAAACGCTGAAGAAACTTTACATTCTCATTTACTAAAATCCAATTGTTTAGTCACGGGTCAACCTGACTGGGGCAGTGTAATGATAAAATATGCCGGCGCTAAAATTAACCGAGCAGCTTTATTGAAATATATTATTTCTTTCCGTCAGCACAACGAATTTCACGAGCAATGTGTCGAGCGGATTTTTACCGATATTCAACGCTACTGCCAACCAGAAAAACTCACCGTCTACGCCCGCTATACCCGCCGCGGTGGTTTAGATATCAACCCCTTCCGGAGTAATTTTGAAACCGCCCCACCGGAAAATATACGGTTGTTAAGGCAGTAA